The following coding sequences are from one Neurospora crassa OR74A linkage group I, whole genome shotgun sequence window:
- a CDS encoding rRNA-processing protein utp23, variant, which yields MGKSRKAYKKLMRSFEQLGFRQPYQLLLTSDIVLDTVKLDIMNLFQKTLNTKDIKPMITQCCIRALYAKNKPGPDRDPNVPAAIERAKTFERRRCGHLMDQDPLTERECMLSVVDPKGKGQNKFRYVVATNDEWLRHRLRSVVSTPLMYCRRSVMILEPMSEASQQIRDREERQKFKDGIIRRSLKRKREDGDEKEDSEGDSDSEGEGGQGQEVNKEKSTDAAGSAEQEQKEKKKKKKNYGPKQPNPLAMKKAKKEDDKKKKSPSDPQRPKKPSETTTDSTAEGKAKRKRRRKTAGGAAEGGGGAGEQSAETTVAGVKEE from the exons ATGGGCAAGAGCAGGAAGGCCTACAAGAAGCTGATGCGCTCGTTCGAGCAGCTCGGCTTCCGCCAGCCCTACCAGCTGCTCCTGACCAGCGACATCGTGCTCGACACGGTCAAGCTCGACATCATGAACTTGTTCCAGAAGACGCTCAACACCAAGGACATCAAGCCCATGATCACCCAATGCTGCATCCGCGCCCTCTACGCAAAGAACAAGCCCGGCCCCGACCGGGACCCGAACGTCCCAGCCGCCATCGAGCGCGCCAAGACCTTCGAGAGGAGACGCTGCGGCCATCTGATGGACCAGGACCCCCTTACTGAGCGCGAGTGCATGCTCTCAGTCGTGGACCCCAAGGGCAAAGGGCAGAATAAATTTCGTTATGTGGTGGCGACCAATGACGAGTGGTTG CGGCACAGGTTGAGGTCGGTGGTGTCTACGCCACTGATGTATTGCCGCAGGAGTGTCATGATCCTCGAGCCCATGTCCGAGGCATCACAGCAAATCAGAGACAGGGAGGAACGTCAAAA GTTCAAGGATGGTATTATCAGAAGGTCgctgaagagaaagagagaagatgGCGACGAAAAAGAAGACTCCGAAGGCGATTCTGACAGCGAAGGCGAGGGTGGCCAGGGTCAGGAAGTCAACAAGGAGAAATCAACAGATGCAGCTGGTTCCGCGGAACAGGaacagaaggagaagaaaaagaaaaagaagaactaTGGTCCCAAACAGCCAAATCCCCTGGCGATGAAGAAAGccaagaaggaagacgacaagaagaagaaatcgcCCTCAGATCCACAAAGGCCGAAGAAACCCTCGGAGACGACTACGGATTCGACAGCTGAGGGCAAGGCCAAGCGGAAGCGTCGTAGGAAAACCGCCGGCGGCGCCGCGGAGGGTGGGGGTGGTGCCGGGGAGCAGTCAGCGGAGACGACAGTGGCTGGGGTCAAGGAGGAGTGA
- a CDS encoding PH domain-containing protein — MGRNRVFSFISQFSALHRDSKTPTPAPSPPNDLRVRDDSDPKPYSPTVSLPTPAPSPPQLRDSREPSPDRPSPIFDKVPEPAVASSTTPVNDPFAQSVTGKRRSNSRPLSMALSSQQPLMESNEEIIPELQPIFALLSSHANKLYQEGYFLKLDDQDIKGRPNPDRTWTECFAQLVGTVLSLWDAAELDAAGEDGEVLPKFINLTDASIKMIESLPTRSSDEQPLQNILSISTAGRNRYLLHFNSHHSLIQWTSGIRLAIFEQSTLQEAYTGALIAGKGKSLNNIGVIMERARTPVQEWVRVRFGAGVPWRRCWCVIEPPSEKEVQKAQKEFKKRSPYDRSHGPVLKGQIKFYDSKKDAEKKKKHSKPIASITDAYAAYAIYPQAKALIDGSALVKIEGSITIHSEPPSSTEGFVFIMPEVHPAVSGFEMLLRFLFPTWDTFALYGRPGRLVASVLDPRSLMFAMPKHKRYGYLELLDVSGLILTDGSSAWTEQQWKKKMKELTGQRMNAVEDAPTSHSRSASRSSKRLSFGQNPASSSKPRVGFSEEAGPVRSSRSLSLSRPSQRTDSAPPDPNREPVPSTMAGHPRHSRNISDTQLAHAASAHELDGPGAPQPSMRGPERARTFASDLASTPERVSSEDESAVRSQLTNDLQEIQRMQAPEPVNAPPAFSHGAGSRPQQKPYHSPEMRRAHNRLSNTTLSQIATAGGLPSDAVPNEFDRYPEQGRGQSQGQPAVQPQASVKPMRMNANFIGTREALTSPSPTNNGPSGPSPGLTSPHMKSPQNPSTASLTHSPDNPASGRGTPLMTSYPGSTTEGRRTPPLSQGSPRSNMPGRSPPVTRKPLPPGSPAFRRLSEDSVSSLPVRSGCSSGGLHQQVEDANLWLTMLERKNSVQSFSDSRSIDAASTASPDYASTHRSTDTQESADRERPRAGILKVVGDTSVSPHDANGSSSGKTDLGININFGPTFNYSAMKSSSAKPTESNAQPSRFFPPNTGRKSPGPGTSYSHFRQDLDDTIRRTVPWQPGSGVKATAAHNAVSPEQFVQQRAAAPPIPVFVHQRSPSSQTITDLRATAPSSPLKRPGVHGGAHSRHNSAELLSSGRPVSRGLVAVLSSAEVSSHLSAREQEYVARATGTPLIAMASNKSEPQPKSGLVGAIQQRERERAHMRQGVSGQAVAHAIDQRQREQNQQAQRVAQQAPFAQQQAHRFSGHLSNGAASVYKFGTSGLDNVYRVHTGRSQPLQPDNGYESRQARPRSELLAQRSSYALGDPTAAGHGGGSAVGVGPPMDSPHGSYPLQSPSSYNVGGQNGQAQFAFFGRH; from the exons ATGGGCCGAAATCGAG TCTTCTCGTTTATATCCCAATTCTCGGCACTCCACAGGGATTCAAAGACCCCGACGCCTGCGCCGTCACCCCCTAACGATCTTCGTGTCCGTGACGACTCTGACCCCAAACCATATTCCCCGACCGTTTCCCTTCCAACTCCcgctccatcaccacctcaacTTCGAGACTCCCGCGAGCCCTCACCCGACAGACCGTCGCCTATCTTTGATAAAGTACCAGAGCCCGCCGTCGCCAGCTCTACCACGCCTGTTAACGATCCATTCGCACAAAGTGTTACGGGGAAACGACGGAGCAATTCACGACCCTTGTCTATGGCATTGTCCTCGCAGCAGCCCCTCATGGAAAGCAACGAGGAAATCATTCCCGAGCTCCAGCCCATCTTTGCTTTACTCAGCAGTCATGCGAACAAGTTGTATCAGGAAGGATATTTCCTGAAGTTGGATGACCAGGATATAA AGGGGAGACCAAATCCGGACCGAACATGGACAGAGTGCTTTGCCCAATTGGTGGGCACAGTTCTGTCTCTTTGGGATGCTGCCGAGCTTGATGCCGCCGGAGAAGACGGTGAAGTCCTCCCCAAGTTCATCAACCTCACAGACGCTTCCATCAAAATG ATTGAATCGCTTCCGACAAGATCAAGCGACGAACAGCCCCTCCAGAACATTCTCAGCATCAGCACTGCTGGGAGGAACCGATACCTGCTGCATTTCAACTCGCATCATTCTTTAATCCAATGGACGTCCGGCATACGGTTGGCCATCTTTGAGCAATCCACCCTCCAGGAGGCTTATACGGGGGCCCTGATAGCTGGAAAGGGGAAATCCCTAAACAACATCGGCGTCATCATGGAACGAGCGAGAACACCTGTCCAAGAATGGGTGCGGGTCAGATTTGGAGCCGGTGTCCCTTGGCGACGCTGCTGGTGTGTCATTGAGCCTCCGAGCGAGAAAGAAGTTCAAAAGGCCCAGAAGGAGTTTAAGAAGCGCTCCCCTTATGATCGCTCTCACGGTCCAGTACTGAAGGGCCAAATCAAGTTCTACGACTCGAAAAAGGACgcagagaagaagaagaagcactCGAAGCCCATTGCATCTATCACCGACGCCTACGCAGCGTATGCCATTTACCCGCAGGCAAAGGCGTTGATCGATGGATCGGCACTCGTCAAGATCGAGGGAAGCATCACCATCCACTCGGAACCGCCATCGTCGACAGAGGGCTTCGTCTTCATCATGCCTGAGGTCCACCCCGCCGTCTCCGGTTTCGAGATGTTACTCCGATTTTTGTTTCCCACGTGGGATACTTTTGCACTATACGGCCGCCCTGGCCGCCTAGTTGCTAGCGTGCTAGACCCACGTTCTCTGATGTTTGCCATGCCCAAGCACAAACGATATGGGTATTTGGAACTTCTCGATGTCAGCGGTCTCATTCTGACTGACGGGAGCTCGGCGTGGACCGAGCAgcagtggaagaagaaaatgaagGAACTGACAGGGCAACGTATGAATGCCGTCGAAGATGCACCTACGAGTCACAGTCGAAGCGCGAGTCGCAGTAGCAAGCGCTTAAGCTTTGGCCAGAATCCAGCGTCCTCTTCTAAGCCACGTGTAGGTTTTTCGGAGGAGGCCGGTCCCGTTAGATCATCTCGGTCTCTCTCGCTGTCCAGGCCCTCCCAGAGAACGGACTCGGCGCCGCCGGATCCCAATCGGGAGCCCGTACCATCGACAATGGCCGGGCATCCTCGTCATTCCCGCAACATCTCTGATACACAACTTGCTCATGCCGCATCGGCTCATGAATTGGATGGTCCCGGAGCCCCGCAGCCCAGTATGCGAGGCCCTGAGCGCGCCAGAACCTTTGCTAGTGATTTGGCATCTACTCCCGAAAGAGTCAGCTCAGAGGATGAGAGTGCCGTGAGGAGCCAATTGACCAACGACCTCCAGGAGATCCAACGGATGCAGGCACCAGAGCCGGTTAACGCGCCACCGGCCTTTTCGCATGGTGCAGGCTCTCGACCGCAACAAAAGCCGTACCATTCACCCGAGATGCGCAGAGCACACAATCGTTTGTCAAACACCACGTTATCGCAGATAGCCACAGCAGGCGGGTTGCCTTCGGATGCGGTCCCAAACGAATTTGACAGATACCCTGAACAAGGCAGAGGCCAATCACAAGGGCAACCAGCGGTACAGCCACAAGCCAGCGTCAAACCAATGAGGATGAATGCTAATTTTATTGGAACTCGTGAAGCTCTAACATCACCTTCGCCGACGAACAACGGCCCCTCCGGTCCCTCCCCAGGGCTTACATCGCCGCACATGAAATCGCCTCAAAACCCCTCGACGGCTTCGCTTACCCATTCTCCCGATAATCCAGCCAGCGGCCGCGGCACTCCCCTAATGACGAGTTACCCGGGATCAACAACTGAGGGCCGACGTACCCCACCTCTTAGCCAAGGATCGCCGCGATCCAATATGCCAGGAAGATCCCCACCGGTAACCAGgaaacctcttcctccaggaTCGCCAGCCTTCCGTCGCTTATCTGAAGACTCTGTCTCGTCACTGCCCGTTCGGTCGGGGTGCAGTTCCGGAGGCCTTCACCAGCAAGTCGAAGACGCCAATCTGTGGTTAACTATGCTTGAACGAAAAAATAGCGTGCAAAGTTTTTCGGACAGCCGTTCCATTGACGCTGCATCTACAGCGAGCCCGGACTACGCAAGCACCCACAGATCCACGGACACACAGGAATCAGCAGACCGAGAACGACCACGTGCTGGAATTCTGAAAGTCGTTGGTGATACCTCCGTTTCCCCACATGACGCAaacggcagcagcagtgggAAGACTGACCTTGGGATTAACATCAATTTTGGACCAACTTTCAACTATTCGGCCATGAAAAGTTCTTCCGCCAAGCCCACTGAATCCAACGCACAACCAAGCCGGTTCTTTCCTCCCAACACCGGCAGAAAGTCACCGGGACCAGGCACTTCGTATTCTCACTTCCGACAAGACTTGGATGACACTATCCGTCGAACTGTTCCCTGGCAGCCTGGCTCTGGTGTGAAGGCTACTGCAGCTCACAATGCTGTTTCTCCCGAACAGTTTGTACAACAACGCGCGGCTGCTCCTCCCATTCCCGTATTCGTACATCAACGCAGCCCGTCGTCCCAAACAATCACCGACCTGAGAGCAACAGCCCCTTCCTCGCCCCTAAAACGACCCGGCGTCCACGGCGGTGCGCATTCAAGACACAATTCTGCCGAACTACTCTCGTCAGGGCGCCCTGTAAGCCGTGGCCTGGTAGCCGTTCTGTCGAGTGCTGAGGTCTCGTCTCATCTATCTGCTCGTGAGCAAGAATATGTTGCTCGGGCCACTGGAACCCCATTGATTGCGATGGCTAGCAATAAAAGTGAGCCCCAACCCAAAAGCGGCCTCGTAGGTGCGATACaacaaagggaaagagaaagagcgCACATGAGGCAAGGAGTAAGTGGTCAAGCTGTTGCGCACGCCATTGACCAGAGACAACGAGAGCAAAACCAACAAGCACAACGGGTAGCGCAGCAGGCTCCATTTGCCCAACAGCAGGCACATCGGTTTTCTGGGCATTTGAGCAACGGTGCCGCTTCAGTGTACAAATTCGGTACGAGTGGCTTGGATAACGTGTACAGGGTTCATACGGGGCGTAGTCAGCCTCTACAGCCTGACAACGGCTACGAATCCCGACAGGCTAGACCTCGCTCCGAGCTCCTGGCGCAGCGCAGCTCATATGCCCTCGGTGACCCCACTGCCGCAGGACACGGAGGAGGCAGCGCTGTCGGGGTAGGTCCTCCCATGGATAGTCCACATGGTTCGTACCCTCTTCAGTCTCCTTCAAGCTACAATGTTGGTGGTCAGAATGGCCAGGCTCAGTTTGCGTTCTTCGGTCGACATTGA